The proteins below are encoded in one region of Neoasaia chiangmaiensis:
- a CDS encoding MIP/aquaporin family protein — MHWPHFHIHFHDRPLAGAPHPDRPLHWRLYFCEAIATAVLMIVGLSCVILLSAPDTWLGQAMAELPHLQSALCGLCFGLAGTLAAMTPFGRVSGAHLNPSVTLAFMLSRKIVWVDALGYAVAQIVGAFGGTFFVYGLGRLFAPWRLLARDAHYGATLPYTGLSVFYALASEACVTALLVGMLYWLAAHPRFRRVTPWIGGLFFFLMNPLTAWLSGNSVNFARSLAPALFAGAWPGLWIYLVGPFIGSSLAVLIIQSNLLGKIHLLEARLINFGHHGRVPHLDDPDFRHAAPDHYHAYRSHLDDIMAQRGQAANPIAGAAAPAKD, encoded by the coding sequence ATTCATTGGCCGCATTTCCACATCCACTTTCATGACCGGCCTTTGGCGGGTGCACCGCATCCTGATCGTCCCCTGCACTGGCGGCTTTATTTCTGCGAGGCGATCGCGACGGCGGTGTTGATGATCGTTGGGTTGAGTTGCGTCATCCTGTTAAGCGCGCCCGATACCTGGCTGGGACAGGCGATGGCGGAACTGCCGCATCTTCAGTCCGCACTTTGCGGTTTATGTTTCGGCCTTGCGGGAACGTTGGCGGCCATGACGCCGTTCGGTCGCGTCAGCGGGGCGCATCTCAATCCGTCGGTCACGCTGGCATTTATGTTGTCTCGCAAGATCGTCTGGGTGGATGCGCTGGGTTACGCGGTGGCGCAGATCGTCGGCGCCTTCGGGGGCACGTTCTTCGTTTACGGGCTGGGGCGTCTGTTCGCGCCTTGGCGGTTGCTGGCGCGAGACGCGCATTATGGGGCGACGCTCCCCTACACGGGACTTTCCGTGTTCTATGCCCTGGCGTCGGAGGCGTGTGTCACGGCGTTGCTCGTCGGCATGTTGTATTGGCTGGCGGCGCATCCGCGCTTCCGGCGGGTCACGCCGTGGATCGGTGGCCTGTTCTTCTTCCTCATGAACCCGTTGACGGCGTGGCTGTCAGGCAACAGCGTGAACTTTGCCCGCAGCCTGGCGCCAGCCCTGTTCGCCGGTGCCTGGCCGGGATTGTGGATTTATCTGGTCGGGCCGTTCATCGGCTCGTCGCTGGCGGTGCTGATCATACAATCGAACCTGCTGGGCAAGATTCATCTGCTGGAGGCTCGGCTGATCAATTTCGGCCATCATGGCCGGGTGCCGCATCTCGATGATCCGGATTTCAGGCATGCGGCTCCCGACCATTATCATGCCTATCGCAGCCATCTGGACGATATCATGGCGCAACGCGGACAGGCGGCGAACCCGATCGCCGGCGCGGCGGCCCCGGCGAAGGACTGA
- a CDS encoding MFS transporter — MRDLPVLPAQPLRFRYVIYTLTVLMSVICYADRAALSVGMPVIARVFALSPSQIGWVLSSFLWSYFILNLPGAMLLDRFGARRVGTWAVAFWSIAMMLGGMVTTLPLFLVTRVMLGAGEAPTFPLGNKVARAWAPDHERGIMLTALICGLPVGLAAGSVAGAWLITHIGWRAAFLALGGVGLAWSWIWWRAYPRDAAAPGGTTRRILSIRRIFGAAPFWGIVVGQCCANYANFLLMSWLPIILKQVLKLSLLETGVWTAICYLVSAALGLMLGRLGERAMRQQDLRHGTRRWVVGSYFLMATSMGFLPLCQSLPSVIALLAIAMAFLMAGIGANMALLSDLIVEEDLVASTTGLSFTFSNGAGIAAPVVTGYLLQATGNFHGVFYLTAAILLLGVLSIVLLPRRRFHAC, encoded by the coding sequence ATGCGAGATCTGCCCGTTTTGCCAGCCCAGCCACTTCGCTTCCGCTATGTCATCTACACGCTCACCGTTCTGATGAGCGTCATCTGCTATGCCGACCGCGCCGCGCTTTCGGTCGGGATGCCGGTTATCGCCCGCGTCTTCGCCCTGTCGCCGAGCCAGATCGGCTGGGTGTTGTCCAGCTTCCTCTGGTCCTACTTCATCCTCAACCTGCCGGGCGCGATGCTGCTGGACCGTTTCGGCGCGCGGCGCGTCGGCACCTGGGCCGTCGCCTTCTGGTCGATCGCCATGATGCTCGGCGGCATGGTGACCACGCTCCCGCTGTTCCTGGTCACACGCGTCATGCTCGGCGCGGGCGAGGCGCCGACCTTCCCCCTCGGCAACAAGGTCGCCCGCGCCTGGGCGCCCGACCATGAACGCGGCATCATGCTCACGGCACTGATCTGCGGCCTGCCTGTCGGACTGGCCGCCGGATCGGTCGCCGGCGCCTGGCTGATTACGCATATCGGATGGCGCGCGGCCTTCCTGGCACTGGGCGGTGTCGGTTTGGCCTGGTCGTGGATCTGGTGGCGGGCATACCCGCGTGATGCCGCGGCCCCCGGCGGCACGACACGACGCATCCTGTCCATACGCCGCATTTTCGGCGCCGCGCCGTTCTGGGGGATCGTCGTGGGCCAGTGCTGCGCCAACTATGCCAACTTCCTGCTGATGTCCTGGCTGCCGATCATCCTGAAACAGGTGCTGAAGCTGAGCCTGCTCGAAACAGGCGTCTGGACGGCGATCTGCTACCTCGTCTCCGCCGCGCTGGGGCTGATGCTCGGTCGCCTCGGCGAGCGTGCGATGCGCCAGCAGGACCTGCGGCACGGCACGCGCCGCTGGGTCGTGGGAAGCTACTTCCTGATGGCGACCAGCATGGGCTTCCTGCCACTTTGCCAGAGCCTGCCAAGCGTCATCGCATTGCTGGCCATCGCCATGGCCTTTCTCATGGCAGGCATCGGCGCGAACATGGCATTACTCTCCGACCTGATCGTGGAGGAGGATCTGGTTGCCTCGACCACGGGCCTCTCCTTTACCTTCAGCAACGGCGCCGGTATCGCCGCGCCGGTCGTGACTGGCTATCTGTTGCAGGCCACGGGCAACTTCCACGGCGTGTTCTATCTGACGGCAGCCATCCTCCTGCTGGGCGTGCTGTCCATCGTCCTGCTGCCCCGCCGCCGCTTCCATGCCTGCTGA
- a CDS encoding TerB family tellurite resistance protein, with translation MGVWGKMFGGVAGFAVGGPFGALMGAALGHAADRGSLLDAPAGGWNDHWHARGRPDPNGAAFMAAAKVSSFMGKNDQLYAIGLVALCAKVAKIDGPVNRREIDAFKQCFRFPPDNAREVGLLFDRARDRTDDFEMYGRELGRAFANDRAPLEDLLVALFTIARADVPPGGALDPREMDFLKRTHRAFGLPPGTWDRAETGRARPDTNENDAYLELGIARDSADEEVRLRWRALVREHHPDVLGRKNLDPKDLAKAQDRAARINAAWDRIKRDRRL, from the coding sequence ATGGGTGTATGGGGCAAGATGTTTGGCGGCGTGGCGGGCTTCGCGGTCGGTGGTCCGTTCGGCGCGCTTATGGGCGCGGCACTCGGGCACGCGGCGGATCGCGGATCGCTGCTCGACGCGCCAGCCGGCGGCTGGAACGACCACTGGCATGCGCGCGGCCGCCCCGATCCCAACGGCGCGGCCTTCATGGCGGCCGCCAAGGTTTCGTCGTTCATGGGCAAGAACGATCAGCTCTATGCCATCGGTCTGGTCGCGCTCTGCGCCAAGGTCGCGAAGATCGACGGCCCGGTGAACCGGCGCGAGATCGACGCCTTTAAACAATGCTTCCGATTTCCGCCGGATAACGCGCGCGAGGTCGGGCTGCTCTTCGATCGCGCGCGTGACCGGACGGATGATTTCGAGATGTATGGCCGCGAACTCGGCCGTGCCTTCGCGAACGACCGCGCGCCGCTGGAAGACCTGCTCGTCGCCCTTTTCACCATCGCCCGTGCCGACGTACCGCCCGGTGGCGCGCTCGACCCGCGCGAAATGGACTTCCTCAAACGCACCCATCGTGCGTTCGGCCTGCCGCCCGGCACATGGGACCGCGCCGAGACGGGCCGCGCACGACCGGACACGAACGAAAACGACGCCTATCTGGAACTCGGCATCGCGCGCGACAGCGCCGACGAGGAAGTCCGCCTCCGCTGGCGCGCGCTCGTGCGCGAGCATCACCCCGACGTTCTGGGCCGCAAGAACCTGGACCCAAAGGATCTGGCAAAGGCACAGGATCGCGCCGCCCGGATCAACGCGGCCTGGGACCGCATCAAGCGCGACCGACGTCTTTAA